The following proteins come from a genomic window of Microbacterium sp. SY138:
- a CDS encoding LCP family protein — MTLAPPRATRRPLIETRPLRHPDPADSGTMVKRGWWLIAVNLLVPGSAQVLAGNRRLGRFGLGATLLSWFLAIVALGLALFARPVLLWLTIGGGFFSAVVLTIVQVLLVGYVVLWAVLTFDTLRLVRLVKVPGPSRFAIPVVALVLLGLVGGGAGYAATAVGSVRNTIGSIFGQSGPSVQPSDGYYNILLLGADSGDGRDSMRFDSISVVSVNADTGAVTITGIPRELPNAPFSDGSPMQELYPNGFEGHGSSTCGWNGWMNHVRNAAEVCREDGGTGLYPDAKANGSEPGIEATKDAAEGVLGIEIPYYVFVDMHGFAELVDALGGVEIDVTERLPKGGPPEGWTGSDVNEWAIGWIEPGKQRMDGDTAQWYARSRYTTSDWDRMKRQRELQAAILAQFTPQTVLTRFNEVAAAGTALISTDLPSDKLPEFFDLMLKAKEQPVTSIELTPETGVDEHQPDYAFIHEMIQQKLHPPTETPTPEP; from the coding sequence GTGACTCTTGCGCCTCCGCGCGCAACACGGCGCCCGCTCATCGAGACCCGGCCGCTGCGGCATCCTGATCCCGCCGATTCGGGGACGATGGTCAAACGCGGGTGGTGGCTGATCGCGGTGAACCTCCTGGTTCCGGGCTCCGCGCAGGTGCTCGCCGGCAACCGTCGCCTCGGGCGATTCGGTCTCGGTGCCACGTTGCTCTCCTGGTTCCTCGCGATCGTGGCACTGGGCCTCGCGCTCTTCGCCCGCCCTGTCCTGCTCTGGCTCACGATCGGTGGCGGGTTCTTCTCCGCCGTGGTCCTGACGATCGTGCAGGTGCTGCTGGTGGGGTACGTCGTGCTCTGGGCCGTGCTCACCTTCGACACTCTCCGCCTGGTGCGACTCGTGAAAGTGCCTGGGCCGTCCCGATTCGCCATCCCGGTCGTCGCGTTGGTGCTGTTGGGACTCGTGGGAGGCGGCGCAGGCTACGCTGCGACCGCCGTCGGATCGGTGCGCAACACGATCGGCTCGATCTTCGGACAGAGCGGACCGAGCGTGCAGCCCAGCGACGGCTACTACAACATCCTTCTCCTCGGCGCCGACAGTGGTGACGGGCGCGATTCGATGCGGTTCGACAGCATCTCGGTGGTCTCCGTGAACGCCGACACCGGGGCTGTCACGATCACCGGTATCCCGCGAGAGCTTCCGAATGCGCCGTTCAGCGACGGCAGTCCGATGCAGGAGCTGTATCCGAACGGGTTCGAAGGCCATGGCTCATCGACCTGCGGCTGGAACGGCTGGATGAACCATGTACGGAACGCCGCGGAGGTCTGTCGAGAGGATGGTGGCACCGGCCTCTATCCGGATGCCAAGGCCAACGGCTCGGAACCCGGGATCGAGGCGACGAAGGACGCGGCGGAGGGAGTTCTCGGAATCGAGATCCCGTACTACGTCTTCGTCGACATGCACGGCTTCGCAGAGCTCGTCGACGCTCTGGGCGGCGTGGAGATCGACGTCACCGAGCGTCTGCCGAAGGGCGGCCCGCCGGAGGGATGGACGGGCAGCGATGTGAACGAGTGGGCTATCGGATGGATCGAGCCCGGCAAGCAGCGCATGGATGGCGATACGGCGCAGTGGTACGCCCGCTCGCGGTACACCACCAGCGACTGGGATCGCATGAAGCGTCAGAGAGAGCTGCAGGCCGCGATTCTGGCGCAGTTCACCCCGCAGACGGTTCTCACGCGTTTCAACGAGGTGGCCGCGGCGGGGACGGCGCTGATCAGCACCGACCTTCCCTCCGACAAGCTCCCGGAGTTCTTCGATCTGATGCTCAAGGCCAAGGAGCAACCGGTCACCTCGATCGAACTCACACCCGAGACCGGCGTGGACGAGCACCAGCCCGACTACGCATTCATCCACGAGATGATCCAGCAGAAGCTGCATCCTCCGACGGAGACGCCGACTCCTGAGCCGTGA
- the purE gene encoding 5-(carboxyamino)imidazole ribonucleotide mutase → MGSDSDWRVMSDASQALTDFGIPHEVEVVSAHRTPDKLMSYARDARSRGIRVIIAGAGGAAHLPGMLASMTPLPVVGVPVPLAYLDGMDSLLSIVQMPAGIPVATVSIGGARNAGLLAARILGTSDEALADSVEEYARALEAQVEEKNERLKGSL, encoded by the coding sequence ATGGGATCCGACTCCGACTGGCGCGTGATGAGCGATGCGTCTCAGGCGCTCACGGATTTCGGGATCCCCCACGAGGTGGAGGTCGTCTCCGCGCACCGCACACCCGACAAGCTCATGTCGTACGCGCGCGACGCGCGTTCACGTGGCATCCGCGTCATCATCGCCGGTGCCGGGGGAGCCGCCCATCTGCCCGGCATGCTCGCCTCCATGACACCGCTTCCCGTCGTCGGCGTGCCGGTGCCGCTCGCATATCTCGACGGCATGGATTCCCTGCTGTCGATCGTGCAGATGCCCGCGGGTATCCCGGTGGCGACCGTGTCCATCGGCGGGGCGCGCAACGCCGGTCTGCTGGCCGCGCGGATTCTCGGAACGTCGGATGAGGCTCTCGCCGATAGCGTCGAGGAGTACGCACGTGCGCTCGAGGCGCAGGTCGAGGAGAAGAACGAACGGCTGAAGGGTTCACTGTGA
- a CDS encoding 5-(carboxyamino)imidazole ribonucleotide synthase: protein MALRVGVIGGGQLARMMIAPAVELGIELRVLAEGEGMSAELASTAVGDYRDLDTVRAFAAGVDVVTFDHEHVPQDVLRQLVADGVSVHPGPDALQYAQDKLVMRARLAELGIPQPEWAAVRTAAELQAFLDEHAGAGVVKTPRGGYDGKGVRVVRAAEEAQDWLAALADGDALLVEELVPFVRELAQQVARGVGGEIVAYPVVETVQRDGVCAEVIAPAPAATERLVEVAESIGRTIAEGLGVTGMLAVELFETDDERILVNELAMRPHNSGHWSQDGAVTGQFEQHLRAVADLPLGSTAPSAAWSVMVNILGGPAEGTLDERFGAAMSEHPQAKIHTYGKAPRPGRKVGHVNVADDDLDDAVYVARAVAAHFV from the coding sequence ATGGCGTTGCGTGTTGGCGTGATCGGCGGAGGACAGCTGGCCCGGATGATGATCGCTCCGGCGGTCGAGCTCGGGATCGAACTGCGGGTGCTCGCAGAGGGGGAGGGGATGTCTGCCGAGCTGGCGTCCACCGCCGTGGGCGACTACCGCGATCTTGATACGGTGCGGGCTTTCGCGGCCGGCGTCGATGTCGTGACCTTCGACCATGAGCACGTGCCGCAGGACGTTCTCCGACAGCTGGTCGCGGACGGCGTCTCCGTGCACCCGGGGCCGGATGCGCTCCAGTACGCCCAGGACAAGCTCGTGATGCGCGCGCGCCTCGCAGAGCTGGGGATCCCTCAGCCCGAATGGGCGGCTGTGCGCACCGCCGCCGAACTGCAGGCTTTCCTGGACGAGCACGCCGGAGCAGGCGTGGTGAAGACGCCACGCGGAGGCTATGACGGCAAAGGCGTGCGGGTCGTGCGTGCGGCGGAGGAGGCACAGGACTGGCTGGCGGCGCTCGCCGACGGAGACGCCCTGCTCGTCGAGGAGCTCGTCCCGTTCGTGCGTGAGCTCGCCCAGCAGGTGGCGCGTGGCGTCGGCGGCGAGATCGTCGCCTACCCCGTCGTCGAGACCGTTCAGCGCGACGGGGTATGTGCCGAGGTCATCGCCCCGGCTCCTGCCGCGACCGAGCGTTTGGTGGAGGTCGCGGAGTCGATCGGTCGCACCATCGCGGAAGGTCTGGGCGTGACGGGCATGCTGGCGGTTGAGCTGTTCGAGACCGACGACGAGCGGATACTCGTCAACGAGCTCGCGATGCGTCCGCACAACAGCGGCCACTGGAGTCAGGACGGCGCCGTCACCGGCCAGTTCGAACAGCATCTGCGGGCGGTCGCCGATCTTCCTCTCGGGAGCACCGCGCCGAGCGCCGCGTGGTCAGTGATGGTGAACATCCTCGGCGGCCCGGCCGAAGGGACGTTGGACGAGCGCTTCGGGGCCGCGATGTCTGAGCACCCGCAGGCGAAGATCCACACCTACGGGAAGGCGCCCCGGCCCGGTCGGAAGGTCGGCCACGTGAACGTTGCAGACGATGATCTCGACGATGCGGTCTACGTCGCCCGTGCCGTCGCCGCGCACTTCGTCTGA
- a CDS encoding PH domain-containing protein, whose translation MPPPGTPSEELLIARFRSHARRLFWSALVLIATFGATAYFFGNLPAGFEDWMLLAAAGALLLFAVVLPFIVWYSRSTTVTTRRVIVRQGIGSRRRHEMSHARGYTIAVRRGPLQRLWGSGTITLSNGVDAPLRLPNVPNVTLVHETLADQIEVGQILAHRDAQAVGD comes from the coding sequence ATGCCGCCGCCCGGTACGCCTTCGGAGGAGCTGCTGATCGCGCGCTTCCGAAGCCACGCACGTCGGCTGTTCTGGTCGGCTCTCGTCCTCATCGCCACCTTCGGGGCGACGGCATACTTCTTCGGCAACCTCCCGGCGGGGTTCGAGGACTGGATGCTCCTCGCCGCGGCGGGTGCGCTGTTGCTGTTCGCCGTCGTGCTGCCGTTCATCGTCTGGTACTCGCGGAGCACCACCGTCACGACGCGGCGGGTCATCGTCCGCCAGGGGATCGGTTCTCGTCGGCGCCATGAGATGTCGCATGCCCGGGGCTACACGATCGCCGTTCGGCGGGGGCCCTTGCAGCGGTTGTGGGGGTCGGGCACGATCACCCTCTCGAACGGCGTCGACGCGCCGCTGCGACTGCCGAACGTGCCGAACGTGACTCTGGTGCACGAGACTCTTGCCGACCAGATCGAGGTCGGGCAGATCCTCGCCCACCGCGACGCGCAGGCCGTCGGCGACTGA